In Nitrospira sp. SG-bin1, the sequence GTCCGATGCCGATTATTCTCACCTCCAAGAAAATCAAGGAATTGGCATTAGGTCAGGTCCTGGAAGTTCTGTCCGATGATGAGGGAATCAAGAAAGACATGCCGGCTTGGTGTGAAACCACGGGCCATCAAATGATGGGCCTGGAAGAGGAACAAGCCAAGTCGGGACGAATCTATAAAGCCTTCGTCAAGAAAGCGAAATAGCCGGCCTCCTGTACGGGAGGCAGCTCAGTCAGAAGCCGGAAGGACGATCGTCAGTCCTCCGGCTTTTTCATGTGCACTCACAATAACACCTATGGATCGGATCGTGGAATGTGTCCCCAACTTCAGTGAAGGTCGGGATCCGTCGACGATGCAGGCGCTGATCGATGCCGTCACGTCGAGACCCGGTGTGGTGGTTCTAGACCACTCGATGGATACCGATCACCATCGGTCGGTGTTGACCTTCTGCGGGACCCCGGACGCGATCGTCGAGGCGGCCTTCCATGCCGTTCGGATCGCAACAGAACTCATCGACCTGCGCGCGCACGTCGGAGTACACCCCCGCATAGGGGCGACGGATGTCGTGCCATTCATCCCGATCAGGGGTACGACGATGCAGGACTGCATCCAGCTCGCCAAGCGACTGGGAGAACGGGTCGGACGTGAATTGGGCATCCCTGTGTTCCTCTATGAACGCGCCGCAAGCCATGCGGACCATGTTCCATTGGAAGCAGTCAGACGAGGAGGGCTTGAAGGCCTGGCTTTCCGGATGGAGTCAGATCCCCATTGGATCCCCGACTTTGGTCCTCCTCGACTGCA encodes:
- a CDS encoding SirA family protein, giving the protein MMQADVKLDTLGYFCPMPIILTSKKIKELALGQVLEVLSDDEGIKKDMPAWCETTGHQMMGLEEEQAKSGRIYKAFVKKAK